TAAAGGATTTAAAATTTCGTAAAACTGCCTCTCCAACGCTTCAACCATTGCCCTCTCAGTATCCACAACAACCTTTCCATATCATAGAGCAAAAAGCAATATTAGTCTTCTGATTCATGAAGCAGCGGTCTTatcgttttttgttttgttttgttttctacttACTTCCTCCAAGGATACTCCATATTCTGGCCAACGCCTGATGATGATATTATATTCATCGAGTGTCACGTTGAGTAACTCATACATATCATCGACAAAAGGTGAGGTCAGGCCTTGAATCTCACTACATGCTTTTCCCTgattaacaattttaaaaacattttctaaGTTGTGCATTCTAGAGAGAAGTAGAGAACTTGTTTGTTGCAAGATGAGTTACCGTTTCTGACTTGCAGAACTCATATAGAGCACTTCTTTTCTCTTCGATCCAACTAGTAATATATGAATGGAAAAGCTCTCTTGCATTGAAGCCACCTTTGATTGGACTGCCATGCAATGCCAATCAAAATGCATATCAGTAACATTGAAGTTAAAACTTCCAGTAAATTAGCAATAGAAAATGTTACTTTAGTTTCCAACGCGTGAGATCGGCTTCAAAGTCGGCAGTTGTAATGACAAGGTCTACAACTTGAGGAGATGGTGAAGGAGGAGGCCACGTGATAAGATATTCGATTAGTATTTTGAGTAGATCAGTCCTATATATTGCTGCTGAAAGATCTGGGAGGTCTATAAACCTGTTTGTTTTCACATaaataatatcaatatatagagagagttCCACAATAATATTCATGTAAATGTTTGTGTGTATGAAACTTAGAGAAACCTTGGGAGCACATTGCTCTTATGGATGGCTATATCAGTGGAGATTTCCTTCTTAAGGCTAAGAACTAAAGACTTCAACTTCTGATAAGAAGTGACATCCTCAATGCCTTTGTCAAGTGTGTCATTTGTTTCTAAGAAGTATATTCTTGATCTTTTCTTTAAAGCAGCCTGTAATGCCATATAATAACACACCGGAGTAAACGATAGGAGCAAGtagatatatagatagattgtgtgtgtgtgtgtgtgtttgataCCTGAAAGTATCTGCAAAGGCTTAGTTGTGCCTCTTGGCTTAACAAGTTGTTGAGAAGACCGTAAAGCTTGATAGCTGATGCTATAGCGGGTGCAGGAGTGCCTGTAGGAGGCTCAAAAACATGTTTGATTCCAGAGAAACAAGATTCATCTAGAGATTTATAATTCTCGAATATCAAAGCAAGAACATGCTGGACTTTTTCATCAATCTCCGCAAGCATTCGATTCTGTCAGAATGCACCAAAAAGGAGAGTGAGATAGTTGAAAACTGAAACATGATCTACACAAGAAAatgaattaagaaaaaaactacCTCTTGATGACTCAATGTAGCTTTATAGTTCTTTTTCATTATAACAGGGCATAGAAAATCATATATCAGATCAATGCAGTACTTAGTAGGCGAGGCAACATCCATGACATATGAAAGATATCTGCAGATCATGAAAAGTCTCGAATCGtctgtaatatttttcatagtttgtaataacataattatccagcgttaaaaaaaatatgacttCATTGCATGAAAACTTTTGGTCTTATGGTTGCTAAGTTACCTTAGTTTTGTATATGCATCAGAAATTCCGTAAAGAGAGGCAAACTGAGTTACCATCCAATGCCATGGCCCTTTAATCACGAGGTTTTGGCTCTGAAACTGTTCGGCTTTCATAGCCACTTCCAAGACCAAGTCATATGCTGAAGTTTCTGCCACCAACCCACACTAAAcatgaaagtaaaaaaaaaatcagtatcACAAAAGTTCAGAAGGTTGAAAGAAGCTGGAAAAAAATTCATGTACCTTAGTTCTTTCATCTAAGCTGCTTAAGTAGTTTATATGAAGTTGGATTCTCCCAATACGTTCATGCTCTGGTTCATGATATATTGCCCACCATTTAAGCTTCTCGCTCTGGTAAAACAGCCAGCCCTTTAGATTATTAGAACAATTCATCTTGTAGACGCAACAACATAAGTGGATTAACATGTATCTCACCGGTTCTTCAACTATAGCTGCTAGTTGAGCTAAGACACGACCACAAAACTTCCCCTTGGAATCGCGAACTTCAACAATCAAATCATCACCGATACTATCTGGTAAGCTACAACAGAATAGAAACCTTACCTTAACTACAACTATACAAAAAACAGGAACCATGAATGTATAACGAGTGACGCTTGAGAGTTAACTAATATTATACGTTGTGGTTTCGGACCTTGAGGAATGTATAAAGAGACGTACAAGAAAAATGTTTCTCCGGATCCAGGTTGTGTTTTAACTTGATCTTCCTCCATAGAGCTCTTCAGCTTCATACAACATGAAAACTTTTCTGAAAGCAAAAGAATGTTTTATATTGGTAGATGAAACCGTATAAGATACATGTAAAATGCAACTGTATTACCTTGTGATGCTTGGAGAGAACGTGGTTTGGCACCGTTAGATGTAACAAATTCTTTTCGGAGGACTTTTGAGACCTCTTTGAGGTAGTGAGCACATGCACGCATATACTCAAGACTTTTACGTGAAATCGAACCTTTTGGAGTAACTTGGGGAGCGACATGAACTCTCTTCACTGCTTTCCATCCAGAATACAAAGTAGCATTCAGATCCTCCAGTTGCTGACTAATAACTTCATGCTTCAGTGATGGAATAGTACCGCAACCAGGTTGTGGATCTGATTCCATTTTGATCTTACCAACTGTAAAGACTACACACTTTAGTTATCTGTTTCAACAATATGTGATGgacaagagaaagagagaggagaaTAAACCTTGGAGTTTAATCTTTCCAAcaatttttttcgatttttgagCAGTTGTCTCACTAACCAAGTTAGAAGGTCTGTCTCCAAGTAGTTCTTCTTCAGACTGAAGCAAGAAACTCTGcaaactatatattttgttttttaacattaaaacaAGTGGGGGGCAAGTGCACAAAGATCACAACAAAACATGTATACCAAAACATGTCTCACCCAaatgcatttcggagtaaaacGCAATCGTTTTTGAGGAAGTATGAAGCCTCGTTGTCACTATCTGCTGCCAACGAATGAAGACATAGCCGTACGCAGGCTTCATAGCAAATCATTGCAGACCATGGACCTTGCTCACTATAACATATAATGAAAAAAAGGAATTGAGTGATTTCTAAATTTGTAGTGGATAAGAGACTTTTAAAAACTCACTCACCTTGCATGGAACTCTGGAAAACGGGAAGGCAATGTCCCTGGAGTTTCAACCTCAGCGTTTTTTCTTTTCGGTTCTGAGTTACGTATATGTAAAGGCTCACACTCGTTATAAGAAGATTTATTGTCCTGCACACCAACGTTTTTTGCTTCCTGTAAACAAATTTATCAGGTAAGAATAACTTGGTGTTAATCAAAATGTAATCATAATCTTTGAGAGAGAGGGTACATGGGAAGTTTCGGTGCTCGATGCTGAGTCAGACAAATGATCTTCACAATGAACCTTTGAACCAAACCCCTTTAAGCTTTTAATTCGGGAACCTTTCTTAGACATTATTCTTGGCTTCAACTTTTCCCCTGAAGTTACAAACAGTACCAAATAGATTATTGTTATAAGACAGATCAAAGATATCAAACTAAACACAATCTAAACATTTCATTTAAACAATAATCTGTTAACCAAGTGCGTGGAGAAAATACAACTTAAAAAGAGAAGTGCCTCGGTAAAATGAAACTTATATTTTCAAACTAATGTCATGCTTACGtctaggaggagaagaagaacagAATCAGCCCTTGATCGTTAAGcaagaaaaggaaaaacagaggattaaaaagagaagaagattttAGAAAATTGTCTTTCACTATAACAAGTTGGTTGTAGACTAACAAGTGTCTTATTATTGTTGCTTAATTGAAAGGTTTTGGATTTGGTTTGGTGTAAATATAgtgttttgttttcatatatggtctctaaatattgttaattaatgtGTTCTTGGATTCTTTACATTAACACTATCATATTtagttattctttattattattattttatctttcatttcttaattttaCGTTTTATACTTTTTCTCTTATAGAATTGAAAGCACATTTCCCACAAACTTTTTGTGTTAAAAGGTTTGTCATATGTATTTGAATGTACATACTATTTTACCACATTGGAGTTAGTTGTTATTATGTTACTTTGAAATCTTAGATTTAgcctttttaaaacaataaacatccTACGTTTTATGTATGATACAATTACTTTCCACccaataaataaacaaatatcgaatatttgaaacaaatcaatttcattaaattatgaaactatgatataatttacaatatttttggaaaactgtTTATGCTCATTTAATCATTTTATCACATAGCtatactatatatctaaaaGAATTAATGGgactcacaaaaaaaaaaactaatctaaTCACTTTCTGTTTGGAATTGTAAAAGATGAAAATGTGTCTATAGTTCAAGAATTCAAGTGATAACCAACCTAACTTTTGCATTTAGCTTCATAAGGCCCATACAAAGGCCCTACATACTGCACGCGCCTAACTTTACGAAAGTTTCTGAATAAAAACGATGTCGTATACTGGAGACTAAAACGACGTGCGGgtggaaaataatattattttctccctttattcttcttctccctttcttttttcattttcttaaaaaaaaatctcacttTCTCTCTCCAATGGCGGCGACACTAGGCAGAGAGCAGTACGTGTACATGGCGAAGCTCGCGGAGCAGGCGGAGCGTTACGAGGAGATGGTCCAGTTCATGGAGCAGCTCGTCACATCCGCCGCTCCATCATCATCGGAGCTCACCGTGGAGGAGCGCAACCTCCTCTCGGTGGCCTACAAGAACGTGATCGGATCTCTGCGCGCGGCGTGGAGGATCGTGTCCTCCATCGAGCAGAAGGAAGAGAGCAGGAAGAACGAGGAGCACGCGGCGCTCGTCAAGGACTACAGATCTAAGGTGGAGGCGGAGCTCTCCTCGGTCTGCTCCGGGATCCTCAGGCTACTCGATGAGCATCTGATCCCGGCGGCGGCGGGGAGCGAGTCGAAGGTGTTTTACATGAAGATGAAGGGAGATTACCATAGGTACATGGCGGAGTTTAAGTCTGGTGAGGAGAGGAAAGGTGCTGCTGAAGATACTATGGTTGCTTACAAGGCTGCTCAGGTAATAATTAATCTAGTGATTAGTTAGTTACAGATTGTTTTATTTTGGGACCAAAACTGAACTGATTgtgtttaaatgttttgttttgtgaagGATATTGCAGCGGCTGATATGGCTCCTACTCATCCCATAAGGCTTGGGCTTGCTCTCAATTTCTCTGTGTTTTATTATGAGATCCTCAATTCTTCCGACAAAGCTTGTAACATGGCCAAACAGGTGTTACTGCTTTTCACTTCTTATAGTCTCTCAAATAGGAACATGACTAAGGCTTTTGACCACTGGTTGACTTTATTCCTTATTTTTCTTAAGATAGTTGTTGGAAAAAAGGTTTCAGATCCATTGTTATTCTATTTTAATCAGTTTgaataagcttttttttttttcagaacaaAGTTCCTTTAAAAACAGAACTTCTTGTTTA
Above is a window of Brassica napus cultivar Da-Ae chromosome A10, Da-Ae, whole genome shotgun sequence DNA encoding:
- the LOC106372469 gene encoding 14-3-3-like protein GF14 lambda isoform X1 — translated: MAATLGREQYVYMAKLAEQAERYEEMVQFMEQLVTSAAPSSSELTVEERNLLSVAYKNVIGSLRAAWRIVSSIEQKEESRKNEEHAALVKDYRSKVEAELSSVCSGILRLLDEHLIPAAAGSESKVFYMKMKGDYHRYMAEFKSGEERKGAAEDTMVAYKAAQDIAAADMAPTHPIRLGLALNFSVFYYEILNSSDKACNMAKQAFEEAIAELDTLGEESYKDSTLIMQLLRDNLTLWTSDMQEQMDEA
- the LOC106403781 gene encoding uncharacterized protein LOC106403781 isoform X2 — protein: MSKKGSRIKSLKGFGSKVHCEDHLSDSASSTETSHEAKNVGVQDNKSSYNECEPLHIRNSEPKRKNAEVETPGTLPSRFPEFHASEQGPWSAMICYEACVRLCLHSLAADSDNEASYFLKNDCVLLRNAFGLQSFLLQSEEELLGDRPSNLVSETTAQKSKKIVGKIKLQVGKIKMESDPQPGCGTIPSLKHEVISQQLEDLNATLYSGWKAVKRVHVAPQVTPKGSISRKSLEYMRACAHYLKEVSKVLRKEFVTSNGAKPRSLQASQEKFSCCMKLKSSMEEDQVKTQPGSGETFFFLPDSIGDDLIVEVRDSKGKFCGRVLAQLAAIVEEPSEKLKWWAIYHEPEHERIGRIQLHINYLSSLDERTKCGLVAETSAYDLVLEVAMKAEQFQSQNLVIKGPWHWMVTQFASLYGISDAYTKLRYLSYVMDVASPTKYCIDLIYDFLCPVIMKKNYKATLSHQENRMLAEIDEKVQHVLALIFENYKSLDESCFSGIKHVFEPPTGTPAPAIASAIKLYGLLNNLLSQEAQLSLCRYFQAALKKRSRIYFLETNDTLDKGIEDVTSYQKLKSLVLSLKKEISTDIAIHKSNVLPRFIDLPDLSAAIYRTDLLKILIEYLITWPPPSPSPQVVDLVITTADFEADLTRWKLNPIKGGFNARELFHSYITSWIEEKRSALYEFCKSETGKACSEIQGLTSPFVDDMYELLNVTLDEYNIIIRRWPEYGVSLEEVVVDTERAMVEALERQFYEILNPLKDSKISALKYVQRLTKRGTYSVPKELGVFLNSMKRVLDKLRSSIEERFEEWNSYLSDKKKRVLGEKLREVTVLLKAKFRSYTQALVEKLVENMSLQHHMKMKHVIHDLKETTTEPDVRDRMQSLKDVADKTMEQLHCVLSVDVFVLICKGIWDSMGQDVILLLTDKKYNVTWHKGLTISVSVLDEIFEDKMQSLLGDSGKGVNFEAPRSIVELRSMISEDKKGY
- the LOC106403781 gene encoding uncharacterized protein LOC106403781 isoform X1, translated to MSKKGSRIKSLKGFGSKVHCEDHLSDSASSTETSHEAKNVGVQDNKSSYNECEPLHIRNSEPKRKNAEVETPGTLPSRFPEFHASEQGPWSAMICYEACVRLCLHSLAADSDNEASYFLKNDCVLLRNAFGLQSFLLQSEEELLGDRPSNLVSETTAQKSKKIVGKIKLQVGKIKMESDPQPGCGTIPSLKHEVISQQLEDLNATLYSGWKAVKRVHVAPQVTPKGSISRKSLEYMRACAHYLKEVSKVLRKEFVTSNGAKPRSLQASQEKFSCCMKLKSSMEEDQVKTQPGSGETFFFLPDSIGDDLIVEVRDSKGKFCGRVLAQLAAIVEEPVRYMLIHLCCCVYKMNCSNNLKGWLFYQSEKLKWWAIYHEPEHERIGRIQLHINYLSSLDERTKCGLVAETSAYDLVLEVAMKAEQFQSQNLVIKGPWHWMVTQFASLYGISDAYTKLRYLSYVMDVASPTKYCIDLIYDFLCPVIMKKNYKATLSHQENRMLAEIDEKVQHVLALIFENYKSLDESCFSGIKHVFEPPTGTPAPAIASAIKLYGLLNNLLSQEAQLSLCRYFQAALKKRSRIYFLETNDTLDKGIEDVTSYQKLKSLVLSLKKEISTDIAIHKSNVLPRFIDLPDLSAAIYRTDLLKILIEYLITWPPPSPSPQVVDLVITTADFEADLTRWKLNPIKGGFNARELFHSYITSWIEEKRSALYEFCKSETGKACSEIQGLTSPFVDDMYELLNVTLDEYNIIIRRWPEYGVSLEEVVVDTERAMVEALERQFYEILNPLKDSKISALKYVQRLTKRGTYSVPKELGVFLNSMKRVLDKLRSSIEERFEEWNSYLSDKKKRVLGEKLREVTVLLKAKFRSYTQALVEKLVENMSLQHHMKMKHVIHDLKETTTEPDVRDRMQSLKDVADKTMEQLHCVLSVDVFVLICKGIWDSMGQDVILLLTDKKYNVTWHKGLTISVSVLDEIFEDKMQSLLGDSGKGVNFEAPRSIVELRSMISEDKKGY
- the LOC106372469 gene encoding 14-3-3-like protein GF14 lambda isoform X2, which encodes MAATLGREQYVYMAKLAEQAERYEEMVQFMEQLVTSAAPSSSELTVEERNLLSVAYKNVIGSLRAAWRIVSSIEQKEESRKNEEHAALVKDYRSKVEAELSSVCSGILRLLDEHLIPAAAGSESKVFYMKMKGDYHRYMAEFKSGEERKGAAEDTMVAYKAAQDIAAADMAPTHPIRLGLALNFSVFYYEILNSSDKACNMAKQAFEEAIAELDTLGEESYKDSTLIMQLLRDNLTLWTSDMQMDEA